The bacterium genomic interval TATAGGAGGGGATGAGGACAGCGATGCGTTTCAAAAGGCCCTCTTAGCCGAATCAGGCATAATCGCTGAAGCCGTTTTCTTCACGCCATAAGCGCCATTTTCTTCTTGAAATAGGAATGGCAGTGTAATCTGGCCGATGGACAAGTCTACGCAGTCAATACTGGGGATATTCTTTTCGATAAAGAGGGGAATTGACGATTGGCTTGCAGATAACGCTTCTGCGCCGACTAAAGTCAGCATTTCTTGTTTGTGCATCGCATCGATAAGGGCTGATTCGAAGTCATCTTTCGATATTGAAGCAATTAG includes:
- a CDS encoding copper transporter, coding for YPEAAIAAAQSLKSAGAEVTVSIVLDPSLLKQDNWQQVFAKLSNIPNGVDITSLRQIKGVSIRSEADYVTPTRLVVIVGGHKESLIASISKDDFESALIDAMHKQEMLTLVGAEALSASQSSIPLFIEKNIPSIDCVDLSIGQITLPFLFQEENGAYGVKKTASAIMPDSAKRAF